One genomic segment of Bombina bombina isolate aBomBom1 chromosome 4, aBomBom1.pri, whole genome shotgun sequence includes these proteins:
- the MTLN gene encoding mitoregulin, with amino-acid sequence MNEVSERSLQVAVLVSFASGVLVGWQANRMRRRYLDWRKKRLQDKLVETQKKLDLS; translated from the coding sequence ATGAATGAGGTGTCGGAGCGTAGTTTACAGGTGGCCGTGCTTGTGTCGTTCGCCAGCGGGGTGCTAGTGGGCTGGCAGGCAAACCGAATGAGGAGGCGATACCTGGACTGGCGGAAGAAGAGGCTGCAGGACAAACTAGTAGAGACACAAAAGAAGTTAGACCTCTCCTAA